From the genome of Mixophyes fleayi isolate aMixFle1 chromosome 2, aMixFle1.hap1, whole genome shotgun sequence, one region includes:
- the CD2 gene encoding T-cell surface antigen CD2 produces MELVGAVRLSFRISLCLLLVPGLVTMKESISAIVDKPILLNIPNCNLLETDDLQWKKSQTSQLAKRKKSVVDNIKDCGCALQANGSLLLQKAESSTYSVLVHDNSGKSKCTEEITVITQVPVDTPSIEYNCTEKSVAIRCSISEGTAPKLTISLNNQVKNPIDGKSISINIKEKTGTVLCIASNSVSNEQQNKEFNCTEVWNIYLILSIAGGGVAFLIFLVLVIYLVKQRPCRHDNRAEEDVRLSYERTPQNMQQRPLPEPYLQPTDAPEFSSNQKPLTPHRQQNPSKPTVKKGKQSQQRRPRPQEPTEKGPQHHEMPTLQPTKPALPANHPNEQPPRPQPRTKSKAPRQHRKNP; encoded by the exons GATTGGTTACAATGAAGGAATCTATTTCTGCAATTGTGGACAAGCCAATATTACTTAATATACCAAACTGCAATCTATTAGAAACAGACGATTTGCAGTGGAAGAAAAGTCAAACTTCTCAACTTGCAAAACGGAAAAAGTCTGTAGTTGACAATATCAAAGACTGTGGATGTGCTCTCCAGGCGAACGGATCCTTGCTTCTCCAGAAAGCAGAGAGCAGCACGTACAGTGTGTTAGTCCATGACAACTCTGGAAAATCCAAGTGCACAGAAGAAATAACAGTGATTACACAAG TACCAGTGGACACGCCAAGCATCGAATATAATTGCACAGAGAAAAGCGTAGCCATACGATGCTCAATATCAGAGGGTACTGCACCAAAATTAACAATTTCATTGAATAACCAGGTGAAAAATCCCATTGATGGAAAATCCATTTCTATAAATATTAAAGAGAAAACTGGAACTGTGCTCTGTATCGCCAGCAACAGCGTGAGCAACGAGCAACAAAATAAGGAGTTCAACTGCACAGAGG TGTGGAACATCTATCTCATCCTGAGCATCGCAGGTGGAGGTGTAGCCTTTCTTATCTTCCTCGTTCTGGTCATTTACTTAGTGAAACAGAGGCCGTGCAGACATGACAACAGAGCTG AGGAAGATGTGAGGCTCAGCTATGAAAGAACGCCACAAAACATGCAGCAGCGTCCACTGCCAGAGCCGTATCTCCAGCCCACCGATGCGCCAGAATTTAGCTCCAACCAGAAACCTTTAACCCCCCATAGACAGCAGAACCCATCTAAGCCAACAGTCAAGAAAGGGAAGCAATCACAGCAAAGACGCCCACGACCGCAGGAGCCGACGGAGAAAGGGCCACAGCATCACGAAATGCCAACTCTTCAACCAACAAAACCTGCCCTACCGGCAAATCACCCCAATGAACAACCTCCGAGACCACAACCACGAACTAAGTCTAAGGCTCCCCGCCAACACCGCAAAAACCCTTAG